The following are from one region of the Flavobacteriaceae bacterium UJ101 genome:
- a CDS encoding 30S ribosomal protein S21 (Belongs to the ribosomal protein S21P family.): MLIIPVKEGESIDRALKKYKRKIDSTKVLKQLRGRKQFTKPSVEKRQAKIKAIYKQKLAQQED, encoded by the coding sequence ATGTTAATCATTCCAGTAAAAGAAGGAGAATCTATCGATAGAGCTTTAAAAAAATATAAAAGAAAAATTGATAGTACAAAGGTTTTAAAGCAATTAAGAGGACGTAAACAATTTACAAAACCTTCAGTTGAAAAAAGACAAGCTAAGATTAAAGCAATCTATAAGCAAAAATTAGCACAGCAAGAAGATTAA
- a CDS encoding elongation factor Tu (This protein promotes the GTP-dependent binding of aminoacyl-tRNA to the A-site of ribosomes during protein biosynthesis; Belongs to the TRAFAC class translation factor GTPase superfamily. Classic translation factor GTPase family. EF-Tu/EF-1A subfamily; Contains 1 tr-type G (guanine nucleotide-binding) domain.) translates to MAKETFDRSKPHLNIGTIGHVDHGKTTLTAAITKVLADAGFSEAKDFDQIDNAPEEKERGITINTSHVEYETSNRHYAHVDCPGHADYVKNMVTGAAQMDGAILVVAATDGPMPQTREHILLCRQVNVPRIVVFLNKVDMVDDEELLELVEMEVRDLLSSYEYDGDNSPVVAGSALGALNGEGQWVETVLNLMAQVDEWIELPQRDQDKPFLMPIEDVFSITGRGTVATGRIESGVINSGDAVDIIGMGAEKLSSTVTGVEMFRKILDRGEAGDNVGILLRGIEKTDIKRGMVIAIPGSITPHAKFKAEVYILKKEEGGRHTPFHNKYRPQFYVRTTDVTGEIILPEGREMVLPGDNLTIEVELIQPIALNVGLRFAIREGGRTVGAGQVTEIIG, encoded by the coding sequence ATGGCAAAGGAAACTTTCGATCGTAGTAAGCCGCACTTAAATATCGGGACTATTGGTCACGTTGATCACGGTAAAACTACATTAACTGCAGCTATTACAAAAGTATTAGCTGACGCTGGATTCTCAGAAGCAAAAGATTTTGATCAAATTGATAATGCACCTGAAGAAAAAGAAAGAGGTATTACAATTAATACTTCACACGTAGAATATGAAACGTCTAATCGTCACTATGCACACGTAGATTGTCCAGGTCACGCCGATTATGTTAAGAACATGGTTACGGGAGCTGCTCAAATGGATGGTGCTATTTTAGTAGTTGCTGCTACAGACGGACCTATGCCTCAAACACGTGAGCATATCTTATTATGTCGTCAGGTAAATGTACCTCGTATCGTTGTTTTCTTAAACAAAGTAGATATGGTTGATGACGAAGAATTATTAGAGTTAGTAGAAATGGAAGTAAGAGATTTATTATCTTCTTACGAGTACGACGGAGATAACTCTCCAGTAGTTGCTGGTTCTGCTTTAGGAGCTTTAAATGGTGAAGGACAATGGGTTGAAACTGTGTTAAACTTAATGGCTCAAGTTGATGAGTGGATTGAGTTACCTCAGAGAGATCAAGATAAGCCATTCTTAATGCCAATCGAAGATGTATTCTCTATTACTGGTCGTGGTACTGTTGCAACAGGACGTATCGAATCAGGAGTTATTAACTCAGGAGATGCTGTAGATATCATCGGTATGGGAGCTGAAAAATTATCTTCTACTGTAACAGGAGTTGAGATGTTCCGTAAAATCTTAGATAGAGGAGAGGCTGGAGATAACGTAGGTATCTTATTAAGAGGTATTGAAAAAACAGATATCAAACGTGGTATGGTTATCGCGATTCCAGGATCTATTACTCCACACGCTAAATTCAAAGCTGAGGTGTATATCTTGAAAAAAGAAGAAGGTGGACGTCACACTCCATTCCATAATAAATACCGTCCTCAATTCTACGTTCGTACAACGGATGTAACAGGAGAGATTATCTTACCAGAAGGACGTGAGATGGTATTACCAGGAGATAACTTAACTATCGAAGTTGAGTTAATTCAACCAATTGCATTAAACGTAGGTTTACGTTTCGCTATCCGTGAAGGAGGTAGAACAGTTGGAGCTGGTCAGGTAACTGAAATTATCGGATAA
- a CDS encoding 50S ribosomal protein L11 (Forms part of the ribosomal stalk which helps the ribosome interact with GTP-bound translation factors; Belongs to the ribosomal protein L11P family.) has translation MAKEVSKIVKLQVRGGAANPSPPVGPALGAAGVNIMEFCKQFNGRTQDKQGQVLPVEITVYTDKSFDFVIKTPPAAVQLLAAAKVKKGSSEPNRKKVATVTWDQVREIAEGKMPDLNCFTVESGMKMIAGTARSMGITVTGDAPF, from the coding sequence ATGGCTAAAGAGGTAAGTAAAATTGTAAAGCTACAGGTACGTGGTGGCGCTGCAAACCCATCTCCACCGGTTGGACCGGCATTAGGGGCTGCAGGTGTTAACATTATGGAATTCTGTAAACAGTTCAACGGTCGTACACAAGACAAACAAGGTCAAGTATTACCAGTTGAAATTACAGTTTATACTGATAAGTCTTTCGACTTTGTAATTAAGACACCTCCTGCTGCAGTTCAATTATTAGCTGCTGCAAAGGTGAAAAAAGGGTCTTCTGAACCGAATCGTAAAAAAGTAGCTACTGTTACTTGGGATCAGGTAAGAGAGATCGCAGAAGGTAAAATGCCAGATTTAAACTGCTTTACAGTTGAATCAGGAATGAAAATGATTGCAGGTACTGCACGTTCAATGGGAATAACCGTAACTGGAGATGCTCCATTTTAA
- a CDS encoding ribosome hibernation promoting factor (During stationary phase, promotes and stabilizes dimerization of 70S ribosomes, leading to the formation of inactive 100S ribosomes; Belongs to the Hpf/RaiA ribosome-associated protein family. Hpf subfamily.): MKLIVHSVNVDAWESLKEYAERKFEKLGQYYDKIVSVDVYFKSVNTSEKTSSKIVEVEVAVPGENIMVKKTGQSFEECVDLSLDTLKRQIIKKKEKEKAF, from the coding sequence ATGAAATTAATAGTTCATTCAGTAAATGTTGACGCATGGGAAAGTCTAAAAGAATATGCAGAACGTAAATTCGAAAAACTAGGACAATATTATGATAAAATAGTTTCAGTTGATGTATATTTTAAATCGGTGAATACTTCTGAAAAAACCTCAAGTAAAATTGTAGAAGTAGAAGTAGCGGTTCCAGGTGAAAATATCATGGTGAAAAAAACAGGTCAATCATTTGAAGAATGTGTTGATTTATCATTGGATACTTTAAAAAGACAAATTATCAAAAAGAAAGAAAAAGAGAAAGCATTTTAA
- a CDS encoding RNA helicase (ATP-binding RNA helicase involved in the biogenesis of 60S ribosomal subunits and is required for the normal formation of 25S and 5.8S rRNAs; Belongs to the DEAD box helicase family. DDX56/DBP9 subfamily; Contains 1 helicase ATP-binding domain; Contains 1 helicase C-terminal domain.; KEGG: pom:MED152_02810 ATP-dependent RNA helicase DeaD), producing the protein MSSFKDYGFKKEILKALDDLGFEKPSPIQEKAFDQLASSEQDLIAMAQTGTGKTAAFSLPILNEIDVDIRKPQVIILSPTRELGLQIAKNIEDYSKYMEGIRVQAVYGGADIEKQIRGIKKGAQIIVGTPGRTLDLLNRRRLDLSEIQWLVLDEADEMLSMGFKDDLDAILAGTPDYKQTLLFSATMPKEAQSLASKYMINPAEIKVSPAKNIGNKNVTHNYYIVNARDRYTALKRLVDFAPEIYGIIFCRTKRETKDIADQLMQEGYLADAIHGDLSQAQRDYVMKRFRNKNLQILVATDVAARGIDVNELTHVINYNLPDEDEVYVHRSGRTGRAGNEGVCASIITNREVGKIRSIERKVGKMKKANVPTGKEICEKQLFNTIHKIGQIEINHEEIDEYLPAIYEELSEMSREELLQRLVSLEFNRFLDFYKGSRDINVEEREGGKARSSRNGFTRFFINVGKKDRMNPKELLILINENIKVRNIEIGSIDLLESFSFFEADSAHKDEILTSMNRIQYRGSRVSVEEAQQKSRGGGRSRGRGGKRGGFKGQRNGSGRRNDGRSRGRGRR; encoded by the coding sequence ATGAGTTCATTTAAAGATTACGGATTTAAAAAAGAAATCCTAAAAGCATTAGACGATTTAGGTTTTGAAAAACCATCGCCAATTCAAGAAAAAGCTTTTGATCAATTAGCTTCTTCAGAGCAAGATTTAATTGCGATGGCACAAACAGGAACAGGAAAAACAGCAGCATTTAGTCTTCCTATATTAAACGAAATTGATGTTGATATTCGAAAACCTCAGGTTATTATTTTATCACCAACACGTGAATTAGGTTTGCAAATAGCCAAAAACATAGAAGATTATTCTAAGTATATGGAAGGTATTCGTGTGCAAGCCGTTTATGGAGGAGCAGATATTGAAAAACAAATTCGAGGAATTAAGAAAGGGGCTCAGATCATTGTGGGAACTCCAGGAAGAACATTAGATTTGTTGAATAGAAGACGTTTGGATTTGTCTGAAATCCAATGGTTAGTTTTAGATGAAGCAGATGAAATGCTTTCTATGGGCTTCAAAGATGATTTAGATGCTATTTTAGCAGGAACACCTGATTATAAGCAAACTTTATTGTTTTCAGCTACAATGCCAAAAGAAGCACAAAGCTTAGCTTCAAAGTACATGATTAACCCTGCAGAAATAAAAGTTTCTCCAGCAAAAAATATTGGGAATAAAAATGTTACCCATAATTATTATATCGTAAATGCAAGAGATCGTTATACAGCTTTAAAAAGATTGGTGGATTTTGCTCCTGAAATTTATGGTATTATTTTTTGTAGAACTAAGAGGGAAACAAAAGATATTGCAGACCAATTGATGCAAGAGGGGTATTTAGCAGATGCGATTCATGGAGATTTGTCACAAGCACAGCGTGACTATGTGATGAAACGTTTTAGAAATAAAAACTTGCAAATTTTAGTAGCAACTGATGTTGCAGCTCGAGGAATTGACGTAAATGAATTAACTCATGTAATCAATTATAATTTACCTGATGAAGATGAAGTTTATGTACACCGAAGTGGGCGTACAGGGCGAGCAGGTAATGAAGGTGTTTGTGCAAGTATTATTACGAATCGTGAAGTTGGAAAAATCCGCTCTATAGAACGAAAAGTTGGAAAAATGAAAAAAGCCAATGTTCCAACTGGTAAAGAGATATGTGAAAAACAACTGTTTAATACAATTCATAAAATAGGTCAAATAGAAATTAATCATGAAGAGATTGATGAATATTTGCCAGCTATATATGAAGAACTAAGCGAAATGTCTCGTGAAGAATTATTACAACGTTTAGTTTCATTAGAATTTAATCGATTCTTAGATTTCTATAAGGGCTCACGTGATATCAATGTTGAAGAGAGAGAAGGAGGAAAGGCTCGGAGTTCAAGAAATGGATTTACTCGCTTTTTTATCAATGTTGGGAAGAAAGATCGTATGAATCCAAAAGAACTTTTAATTTTAATTAATGAGAATATTAAAGTTCGTAATATAGAAATAGGAAGTATCGATTTATTAGAAAGCTTTTCGTTTTTTGAAGCAGATTCAGCACATAAAGATGAAATTTTAACTTCAATGAACCGAATTCAATACCGTGGAAGTCGTGTGTCAGTAGAAGAAGCTCAACAAAAAAGCCGTGGAGGTGGAAGAAGTAGAGGTCGTGGAGGAAAACGAGGTGGATTTAAAGGACAAAGAAATGGTTCTGGAAGACGAAATGACGGGCGTTCAAGAGGTAGAGGTAGAAGATAA
- a CDS encoding tyrosine recombinase XerD (Site-specific tyrosine recombinase, which acts by catalyzing the cutting and rejoining of the recombining DNA molecules. The XerC-XerD complex is essential to convert dimers of the bacterial chromosome into monomers to permit their segregation at cell division. It also contributes to the segregational stability of plasmids; Belongs to the 'phage' integrase family. XerD subfamily.) produces the protein MVNLNNLFFMELINKFKEYLELEKRYSAHTVKNYVADVNECAQFFELDKTFPLEITHQDIRGYIIFLSEKEYSAPSINRKLCSLRTFYKYLMKINQVTKSPLDLIDPIKSQKKVQVPISKNEMGLLLNSEEIFRNDFEGIRDLLIMELLYQTGIRKAELINLKWSDVDFSTKTIKVLGKRNKERIIPLTDTLIKIMVKYLEYREEIDEKKQEALILTKKGKRIYPSLVYQIVNYYLSLVTTKDKKSPHMLRHSFASHLLDSGADLNAIKELMGHSSLASTQIYTNSSLKELKKMYNHTHPRSIKK, from the coding sequence ATGGTAAATTTGAATAACCTTTTTTTTATGGAATTAATCAATAAGTTTAAAGAATATCTTGAGTTAGAAAAGCGTTATTCTGCTCACACTGTTAAGAATTATGTTGCAGATGTAAACGAGTGTGCACAGTTTTTTGAGTTAGATAAAACTTTTCCATTAGAAATAACACATCAAGATATTCGAGGATATATTATTTTTTTATCAGAGAAAGAATATTCTGCACCTAGTATTAATAGAAAATTATGTTCGTTAAGAACGTTCTATAAATATCTGATGAAGATAAATCAAGTTACGAAATCTCCACTTGATTTAATCGACCCAATTAAAAGTCAAAAAAAGGTTCAAGTGCCTATATCGAAAAATGAAATGGGTCTTTTGTTGAATTCTGAAGAAATTTTCCGAAATGATTTTGAAGGAATACGTGATTTGTTAATTATGGAATTATTGTATCAAACAGGGATAAGAAAGGCTGAACTAATTAATTTAAAATGGTCAGATGTTGATTTTTCTACAAAGACAATAAAAGTTTTAGGGAAGCGTAATAAAGAGCGTATAATTCCATTAACAGATACTTTAATTAAAATTATGGTAAAATATTTAGAGTATCGTGAAGAGATTGATGAAAAAAAACAAGAAGCATTAATTCTTACAAAAAAGGGTAAAAGAATTTATCCAAGCCTTGTTTATCAAATTGTAAATTATTATCTTAGTCTTGTAACAACAAAAGATAAAAAAAGTCCTCATATGCTCAGACATAGTTTTGCATCACACTTATTAGATTCAGGAGCAGACCTTAATGCGATTAAAGAGCTTATGGGACATTCTAGTTTAGCCTCTACACAAATTTATACCAACAGTAGTCTCAAAGAATTAAAAAAAATGTATAATCATACTCATCCGAGGAGTATAAAAAAGTAA
- the deoD gene encoding purine-nucleoside phosphorylase (Belongs to the PNP/UDP phosphorylase family.; KEGG: apal:BN85408740 purine-nucleoside phosphorylase), with protein sequence MIPTPHIGVVDKSKIAKTVIMPGDPLRAKFIADNFLENVEQINSVRNMLGYTGNFKGKKITVMGSGMGMPSIGIYSYELFAFYDVENIIRVGSAGAYTADLNLYDVIISTEAYSESTFAKIVLGEETNILSASEGVNKKLIESANQLGFDYVEGKIHSSDVFYRKNFEDYKVIHKEQGCLAVEMESFALFANAKATGKNAACVLTVSDSLVTHEATNADERQNAFTKMMEIALNANL encoded by the coding sequence ATGATTCCAACACCACATATAGGTGTTGTAGACAAATCAAAGATTGCAAAAACCGTAATTATGCCTGGGGATCCCCTTAGAGCAAAATTTATAGCGGATAATTTCCTTGAGAATGTAGAGCAAATTAACAGTGTTCGAAATATGCTAGGATACACAGGTAATTTTAAGGGGAAAAAAATTACTGTAATGGGTTCTGGTATGGGAATGCCGAGTATTGGGATTTATTCATACGAGTTGTTTGCTTTTTATGATGTAGAAAATATTATACGTGTAGGATCAGCAGGAGCTTATACTGCAGATTTAAATTTATATGATGTAATTATTTCAACAGAAGCTTATAGCGAATCAACATTTGCAAAAATCGTTTTAGGGGAAGAAACGAATATATTAAGTGCTTCTGAAGGAGTTAATAAAAAGCTAATAGAATCAGCTAATCAATTAGGATTTGATTATGTCGAAGGAAAAATTCATTCCTCAGATGTCTTTTATCGTAAAAATTTTGAAGATTATAAGGTAATTCATAAGGAACAAGGATGTTTAGCTGTAGAAATGGAATCATTTGCTTTGTTTGCAAATGCAAAAGCAACTGGAAAAAACGCAGCGTGTGTGTTAACGGTTTCTGATAGCTTGGTTACGCATGAGGCAACCAATGCAGATGAAAGACAAAATGCTTTTACAAAGATGATGGAAATAGCTTTGAATGCGAATTTGTAA
- the thrA gene encoding aspartate kinase (In the N-terminal sectio; belongs to the aspartokinase family; In the C-terminal sectio; belongs to the homoserine dehydrogenase family; Contains 2 ACT domains.; KEGG: bth:BT_2403 bifunctional aspartokinase / homoserine dehydrogenase 1) → MKILKFGGSSIGHKNGFEQILKIAQQESENCIIVVSACGKTTDNLLKTAMLAEMQNTMYKTVLEDISTYHIDLIRTHLDPQNAATSIGFVREKLNEIELLLESIYNLQEFSNKTYDNLLSYGEIISSTLLNTYLNENGIVSQWVDSRTIINTDDEFSNAKIDFGTTDQNIQQTFQDNQNYVLGGFIASNDNGVTTTLGRGGSDYTASVIAAALDVKELVIWTDVNGMMTADPRLVKNAISLPELSYNEALELCHFGAKVIYPPTIIPAMKKEIPILVKSTFSPEKSGTLISKNIDNTRSVSGLTSISDVCSITIEGSGMVGKPGFTKKFLGILSDRGINVIMVTQASSEHGMTMIISPEDLDTSLKSLNEELKYDLLEKIIDPIKFETELSILAIVGQNMKNYHGIAGKTFHVLGKNAINIRAIAQGSSENNITTVIAKSDLKKALNVLHEEFFEEDIKKVNLFIVGIGTVGGKLIEQIKQQYDYLAENNQLKINIIAIANSKKMLFNQEGINLDTWQEDLPNGATMELEKFVDQIVDSNLGNSIFVDNTANYEVADYYEKCLSNGIGVVTCNKIASSASYERYRNLKALSKKHKAPYLFETNVGAGLPIINTLNDLVKSGDKIRGIKAVLSGSLNFIMNNFKEGTRFVDIVKQAQELGFTEPDPRIDLSGLDVKRKILILLRESGYKYELEDIKSNSFLGEEYFETQSVEEFIQLLEKNGNEFDALRQATEAEGKKLKIVASFQDGEAVVGLEKASHDAPYYQLDGSDNIVLFYTDRYVDQPLIIRGAGAGADVTASGVFADIMRAVS, encoded by the coding sequence ATGAAAATTTTAAAATTCGGAGGATCATCAATTGGTCACAAAAATGGTTTTGAGCAGATTCTCAAAATCGCACAACAAGAGTCAGAAAATTGTATTATCGTAGTTTCAGCTTGTGGAAAAACCACAGACAACCTACTTAAGACTGCTATGTTAGCCGAGATGCAAAATACCATGTACAAAACTGTTTTAGAAGATATATCGACCTATCATATAGATTTAATTAGAACCCATTTAGATCCACAAAATGCAGCCACAAGTATCGGATTTGTACGAGAAAAATTAAATGAAATTGAATTACTTCTAGAGAGCATTTATAATTTACAAGAATTTTCTAATAAGACATATGATAATTTATTAAGTTATGGAGAAATCATTTCTTCAACACTTTTAAATACTTATTTAAACGAAAACGGAATTGTTTCTCAATGGGTTGATAGTCGTACCATTATCAACACAGATGACGAATTTAGCAATGCTAAAATTGATTTTGGAACAACCGATCAAAATATACAACAAACTTTTCAAGATAATCAAAATTATGTTTTAGGAGGGTTTATTGCTTCAAATGATAATGGTGTTACAACTACTTTAGGCAGAGGAGGTTCTGATTATACTGCATCTGTCATTGCAGCAGCATTAGATGTTAAAGAATTAGTTATTTGGACAGATGTTAACGGAATGATGACCGCAGACCCAAGATTAGTAAAAAATGCTATCTCTTTACCTGAATTATCGTATAACGAAGCCTTAGAGCTTTGCCACTTTGGAGCAAAAGTTATCTATCCTCCTACTATTATTCCAGCGATGAAAAAGGAAATTCCAATCCTTGTAAAAAGTACTTTTTCACCTGAAAAATCAGGAACCTTAATTAGTAAAAATATTGATAACACAAGATCTGTCAGTGGTCTAACCAGTATTTCTGATGTTTGTTCGATTACTATTGAAGGAAGTGGAATGGTAGGAAAACCCGGCTTCACTAAAAAATTTCTAGGAATCCTTTCTGACAGGGGCATTAACGTCATCATGGTTACGCAAGCTTCTTCAGAACACGGAATGACCATGATTATTTCTCCTGAAGATTTAGATACTTCTTTAAAATCTTTAAATGAAGAATTAAAGTACGACTTATTAGAAAAAATTATTGATCCAATAAAATTTGAAACAGAACTAAGTATTTTGGCAATTGTAGGTCAAAATATGAAGAACTATCATGGTATTGCAGGAAAAACATTTCATGTTTTAGGAAAAAATGCCATTAACATTCGTGCTATTGCTCAAGGATCATCAGAAAATAATATTACAACTGTAATTGCTAAATCTGACTTGAAAAAAGCACTAAATGTTTTACATGAAGAATTTTTTGAAGAAGATATTAAAAAAGTAAATCTTTTTATTGTTGGAATTGGAACAGTAGGTGGTAAATTAATTGAACAAATTAAACAACAATATGATTATTTAGCAGAAAATAATCAATTAAAAATCAATATTATAGCTATCGCCAATTCTAAAAAGATGCTTTTTAATCAAGAAGGAATTAATTTGGATACTTGGCAGGAAGACCTACCAAACGGGGCTACTATGGAATTAGAAAAATTTGTTGACCAAATTGTAGATTCCAATTTAGGAAATTCTATTTTCGTAGATAATACTGCCAATTACGAAGTTGCTGATTATTATGAAAAGTGTCTTTCAAACGGAATTGGGGTTGTAACTTGTAATAAGATTGCTTCTTCAGCATCGTATGAACGTTATCGTAATTTAAAAGCTTTATCAAAAAAACATAAAGCTCCATATCTTTTTGAAACTAATGTCGGAGCTGGATTACCTATTATCAATACTTTAAATGACTTAGTTAAAAGTGGTGATAAAATCCGAGGAATCAAAGCAGTTCTTTCTGGAAGCTTAAATTTTATTATGAATAACTTCAAAGAAGGCACCCGTTTTGTTGATATTGTAAAACAAGCACAAGAATTAGGTTTTACAGAACCTGATCCCAGAATTGATTTAAGTGGATTAGACGTTAAACGTAAAATATTGATTTTATTACGTGAATCAGGTTATAAATATGAACTAGAAGATATTAAAAGTAATTCATTTTTAGGTGAGGAATATTTTGAAACACAATCTGTTGAAGAATTTATTCAATTATTAGAAAAAAATGGAAATGAATTTGATGCTCTACGCCAAGCTACTGAAGCTGAGGGGAAAAAACTTAAAATTGTAGCTTCATTTCAAGATGGAGAAGCAGTTGTAGGTTTAGAAAAAGCATCACACGATGCACCTTATTATCAATTAGATGGAAGTGATAATATTGTTTTATTCTACACAGACCGTTATGTTGATCAACCACTAATCATAAGAGGTGCAGGCGCAGGTGCTGATGTTACTGCATCAGGAGTATTTGCTGATATAATGAGAGCTGTAAGCTAA
- a CDS encoding transcription termination/antitermination protein NusG (Participates in transcription elongation, termination and antitermination. In the absence of Rho, increases the rate of transcription elongation by the RNA polymerase (RNAP), probably by partially suppressing pausing. In the presence of Rho, modulates most Rho-dependent termination events by interacting with the RNAP to render the complex more susceptible to the termination activity of Rho. May be required to overcome a kinetic limitation of Rho to function at certain terminators. Also involved in ribosomal RNA transcriptional antitermination; Belongs to the NusG family; Contains 1 KOW domain.) produces the protein MNAIDKKWYVLKTISGQENKVKLYIENEVQRLGLSDYLGQILIPTEKVVQIRNGKKITKEKVYFPGYVYLEVALEGEMHHTIISLSNVIGFLSETKGGDPLPMRKSEVNRLLGRMDELAENVDQIAIPYIVGETIKVIGGPFNGFNGSVEEINEDKRKLKVSVLIFGRKTPMELSFSEVEKVS, from the coding sequence ATGAACGCGATAGATAAAAAATGGTATGTTTTAAAAACCATTAGTGGACAAGAAAACAAAGTGAAACTTTATATTGAAAATGAAGTTCAGCGTTTAGGTTTAAGTGATTATTTAGGACAGATTTTGATTCCTACTGAAAAAGTAGTACAAATACGTAATGGTAAGAAAATTACCAAAGAAAAAGTATATTTTCCAGGCTATGTATATTTGGAAGTTGCTCTTGAAGGAGAAATGCACCATACTATTATTAGTCTATCAAATGTAATAGGTTTCTTATCCGAAACAAAAGGAGGAGATCCATTACCTATGAGAAAGTCTGAAGTAAACAGATTATTAGGTAGAATGGATGAATTAGCAGAAAATGTTGATCAAATTGCAATTCCTTATATAGTAGGTGAAACTATTAAAGTAATAGGGGGCCCTTTTAATGGATTTAATGGTTCCGTAGAGGAAATTAATGAAGATAAAAGGAAACTTAAAGTTTCGGTGTTGATTTTTGGAAGAAAAACACCAATGGAACTTAGCTTCTCAGAAGTAGAGAAGGTATCGTAA